A single window of Undibacterium sp. 5I1 DNA harbors:
- a CDS encoding type II secretion system protein N: MFKISRLLWVFAAILSMVFTVLIFLPASWLALLVEKQTMGRISLGDAQGSFWRGSAFIGGAPNGNAPLTPLLPGRFTWRISPSIILGQLDINLDNPTSLSQAIKLEGNLGQWSVSGSSLIVPPERLEGLGAPLNTIGPSGQLRLSWNSLQFIRQGVKLDIIGTMRLEMNEMASRLSPIKPLGSYLLTMDWKGSTANITLTSIKGPMLLSGAGNLHDGHMQFSGRAMAEAGQEDRLANLLNLLGQRRRDGNKDVIALEFK, encoded by the coding sequence ATGTTTAAGATTAGTCGATTGCTTTGGGTTTTTGCAGCTATTCTCAGCATGGTATTTACAGTGTTAATTTTTTTGCCGGCAAGTTGGTTAGCTCTGTTGGTTGAGAAGCAAACGATGGGACGTATTAGTTTAGGGGATGCCCAAGGTAGTTTTTGGCGCGGCTCTGCATTTATTGGAGGGGCTCCGAATGGAAATGCTCCGCTAACTCCCTTGCTTCCAGGACGTTTTACCTGGCGTATTTCACCCTCAATAATATTGGGGCAGCTTGATATAAATTTGGATAATCCGACATCTTTATCTCAAGCTATAAAATTAGAAGGTAATCTGGGTCAATGGAGCGTTAGTGGTTCAAGTTTGATTGTGCCGCCGGAGCGGTTGGAGGGGCTGGGAGCTCCGTTAAATACGATAGGTCCGTCCGGTCAATTGCGTTTGTCTTGGAATAGTTTGCAGTTCATAAGACAGGGCGTGAAATTGGATATTATTGGCACCATGCGTTTAGAAATGAATGAAATGGCGTCGCGTTTATCACCCATAAAACCATTAGGTAGTTATTTGCTGACGATGGATTGGAAAGGCTCTACAGCGAACATTACATTGACCAGTATCAAGGGACCAATGTTGCTAAGTGGAGCGGGGAATTTGCATGATGGACATATGCAATTTTCTGGGCGGGCAATGGCAGAGGCAGGGCAAGAAGACAGGTTGGCAAATTTATTGAATTTGCTTGGACAGCGCCGTAGGGACGGCAATAAAGATGTGATAGCGTTAGAGTTCAAATGA
- the gspM gene encoding type II secretion system protein GspM codes for MKNSMLVESLSLFWQQRVPRERWMLSLALLAIVCALIYVIGINPALSGKQSLQKAIPQLRQQVAEMDLMSKQSAQLGNAMSENIDTVSRESIETSLARRSIKAQNLSVNDDVVRFQIATVAYANLMEWLLEAQKSTRLTVEEAKLAALPESGQVSVTITLKQQKNNL; via the coding sequence ATGAAAAACTCGATGCTGGTAGAAAGCTTATCTTTGTTTTGGCAGCAGCGTGTGCCGCGGGAGCGCTGGATGTTGTCGTTAGCCTTGCTTGCGATAGTTTGTGCTTTAATTTATGTGATTGGCATTAATCCCGCTTTATCAGGTAAGCAGAGTTTACAAAAAGCCATACCGCAATTAAGACAGCAAGTTGCAGAAATGGATTTAATGAGTAAGCAAAGCGCGCAACTCGGCAACGCTATGTCTGAAAATATAGATACTGTGTCGCGTGAATCGATTGAGACATCTTTGGCTCGCCGTAGCATTAAAGCGCAAAATTTATCTGTGAATGACGATGTTGTCAGATTTCAGATTGCTACCGTTGCCTATGCCAATTTGATGGAATGGTTACTCGAAGCGCAAAAATCAACGAGATTAACGGTCGAAGAAGCGAAGTTAGCAGCGTTGCCAGAGAGTGGTCAGGTCAGTGTAACGATCACCTTAAAGCAGCAAAAGAATAATCTCTGA